One stretch of Bradyrhizobium canariense DNA includes these proteins:
- a CDS encoding glycosyltransferase family 2 protein: METSDIVSSRSRGLAAVSRPLDPLVGTVVCIPSFRRPEHLRRTLQSLADQRSHRRFAVVIVENDAMGCESVPVAAEFLRADKFQGLCVVESRQGNCQAINAAFETALATFPSAAHLLMIDDDEIASPDWLEQMVGAAEATGADIVGGPVFPNFDDEDKRGLRRHPAFWPAYEASGPVPVIYGCGNCLIKRTVFARLEDASFDLRFNFLGGGDTDFFVRCRRAGMKFHWNADAVITETVPQNRTSLGWLLLRGLRIGAINYHVELKSAPTAWTRLALLTRMLAKLPLSLVRAVRLMFTEQTPVIALHPMTVALGSALASLGIEPQPYKASRIVP; the protein is encoded by the coding sequence ATGGAAACCTCTGACATCGTGTCATCTCGCTCGCGCGGACTGGCGGCCGTGTCGCGCCCGCTCGATCCTTTGGTCGGGACGGTGGTCTGCATTCCGAGCTTCCGCCGCCCGGAGCATCTGCGCCGGACGCTGCAGTCACTTGCTGATCAGCGTAGCCATCGCCGTTTTGCCGTCGTCATCGTCGAAAACGACGCGATGGGGTGCGAGAGCGTTCCCGTTGCGGCTGAATTCCTGCGGGCCGATAAATTCCAGGGGCTTTGCGTCGTCGAATCGCGGCAAGGTAATTGCCAGGCGATCAACGCGGCATTCGAGACCGCGCTGGCCACGTTCCCTTCGGCGGCGCATCTCCTGATGATTGACGACGACGAAATCGCATCGCCGGACTGGCTGGAGCAGATGGTGGGGGCGGCCGAGGCCACAGGCGCCGATATCGTCGGTGGACCGGTGTTTCCGAATTTCGATGACGAGGATAAGCGCGGTCTGCGCCGTCATCCGGCGTTCTGGCCGGCCTATGAAGCCAGCGGCCCCGTGCCGGTCATCTATGGCTGCGGCAACTGCCTGATCAAGCGGACGGTATTCGCCAGGCTGGAGGATGCTTCCTTCGATCTCCGCTTCAACTTTCTCGGCGGTGGCGACACCGATTTCTTCGTCCGTTGCCGTCGGGCCGGAATGAAATTTCATTGGAACGCCGACGCTGTCATTACCGAGACCGTCCCGCAAAACCGGACCAGCCTCGGATGGCTCCTGCTGCGCGGTCTGCGGATCGGCGCGATCAACTATCACGTCGAACTCAAGTCGGCGCCGACGGCGTGGACGCGCCTCGCGCTGCTGACGAGGATGCTTGCAAAACTGCCTTTGTCGCTGGTCCGCGCCGTCAGGCTTATGTTCACCGAACAAACGCCCGTCATTGCTTTGCACCCGATGACGGTAGCGCT